A window of Bradyrhizobium sp. AZCC 1719 genomic DNA:
GGAGAGCTACGAATCCGCAATCGCGCGCGGCGCGAAAATTCTCGGCGTGGTGGCCGGCTGCGGTGAATTGACCGACTCGTTCCATCGCACCCGCTCCAGCCCGGACGGCAAGCCGATCATCGGCTGCATGCGCAAGACACTGGCCGATGCCGGCCTCGAGCCGGAGCAGATCGATCACATCAACGCGCACGGCACCGCGACGCCGGAAAACGACAAGATGGAGTACAACACGACCGCGGTCGTGTTCGGCGAGCATTTGCCGAAGATTCCGGTGTCCTCGAACAAGTCGATGGTCGGGCATACGATTTCCGCCGCCGGCGCGGTGGAAGCCGTGTTCTCGCTGCTGACGCTGGAGCATCAGCGAATTCCGCCGACCATCAATTACGAGATTCCGGATCCGGCCATCCTGTTCGACGTGGTCGGCAACAAGGCGCGCGACGCCAAGGTCACCGCCGTGATGTCGAACTCGTTCGGTTTCGGCGGGCAGAACGCCTCGCTGATCCTGACGCGCGAACCGGTATAAGCCAGCTTCGCAAAAATGAACCGTCTGCTCCTACGCACCAAGGCGCGCCTGCGCGACGCCGCCAAGCCGGTGGCTGAAGCCGCTGTCGGCGCGCTGACGATCGCGCTGTTGCGCACCACGCGCTATTTCGATCCGGACAAGACCGCCGATTTCTTCGGCCGGGTCACTCGCTTCATCGGCCGCAGGCTGCGCGAGGACCGCATCGGCCGCGAGAATCTCAAGGCCGCCTTCCCCGAGAAATCGGCCGAAGAGATCGAAACCATTTTGGCCGGCGTGTGGGACAATCTCGGCCGCATCGGCGCCGAGTTCGCCCATCTCGATCACATCTGGGATTACGACCTCGATCATCCGGACAAGCCGAGCCGCATCGAGTTCCCGCCGCGGACCAAGGAAATCTTCGATTCTTTGCGCGACGACGGGAGGCCTGCGATCATCTTCGCGAGCCATCTCGGCAATTGGGAGATCCCCGCGCTCGGCGCCGTCGCGCACGGGCTCGATTGCGCGATCCTGTTCCGCCGGCCGAACATCGAGGCCGCCGACCGCGCCATCGAAAAAATCCGCGCCGTCAAGATGGGCACGCTGGTGCCGGCCGGCCGAGAGGCGCCGCTCAAATTGGCGGAGGCCCTGCAGCGGGGCCAGCACGTCGCGATGCTGGTCGATCAGTACCTGGGCAACGGCGTCGAGGTGACGTTCTTCGGCCGCAAGACCAAGGCCAACCCAACGCTGGCGCGGCTGCTGCGGCAGGTCGAATGCCCCGTGCACGGCGTGCGCATCATCCGCCTGCCCAACCACCGCTTCCGCGCCGAGCTGTCCGAAGAGGTCAAGCCGGTGCGCGACGCCTCCGGGCAAATCGACATCCAGGGCACGATGCAGGCGGTGACATCCGTGGTCGAAGGCTGGGTGCGGGAATATCCGGACCAGTGGCTGTGGCTGCACCGGCGGTGGCGGTAGAATCGTTTATGTAGTTGGCGTAGCCCGGATGAGCGCAGCGACATCCGGGACTTTTGCAACACCGCCCCCGGATATCGCTTCGCTCATCCGGGGCACGGCGTGGCCTACCCGCCGAACAGGCCGAGGCTCCACGCCTTCATCGCAACCGTCGATGCCAGGACGACGATGATCTGCAGCAGCGTGCGCGTTGAGAAGAAGGTGAGAATGTTGGTCATGTGATGCTCCCGGAAGCGAGCTATAGATTCTGCCTCGGGTTTCGGCAATAGGTGTTTGTTGGCGACGGAGTGCGGACAAGGCCATAGCATCCGGAATATTACGACACCTGCATACTGGTTCGTCATTGCGAGAAGCGAAGCGACGAAGCAATCCATCTCTGCGCTTGCGGCGCTATGGATTGCTTCGCTTCGCTCGCAATGACGGGTGCGGCAACGTCCGCGCCCCTACCCATCATCTCCCCGTCTTCACCCGTGTCCACAGCCGGTTGATCACGCGTTGCGTCGCGGGATCGCGCGCCTTGATGACGAACAGCTTTTTCTGCGTCGCTTCGTCCGGATAGATGTTGCGGTCGTTCAAAATCTTCGGATCGATCAGCTTCTGGCTCGCGAGATTGCCGTTGGCGTAGGACAGGAAATCGGAATTCTTCGCCGCGACCTCGGGGCGGTAGAGATAGTTGATCAGCTCGTAGGCTTCCGCGACGTTCTTCGCATCCGCGGGAATCGCGAGATTGTCGAAGAACATCTGCGCACCCTCTTTCGGGATGGTGTAGCCGATCTCGACGCCGTTTTTTGCTTCCGCCGCGCGGCTGCGCGCCTGCATGATGTCGCCCGACCAGCCCACCACGAAGCAGATCTCCGCCCGAGGCGAGCGCGCCCAGATATTCGGAAGAGTGAAACTTGCGAACGTTGGGCCTGATCTTGCTGACGAGATCGGCGGCCTTTTCCAGATCGGCCTGCTTGGTGGAGTTCGGATCGATGCCGAGATAACTCAGTGCCGCCGGCAGAATGTCGTCGGCGGAATCAAGCATATGGATGCCGCAGTCTTTGAATTTTGCGAGGTTCTCCGGCTTGAAGACGATATCCCAACTGTCGATCTTGGCGTCGGGCCCGAGAATCCTCGCCGCCGTCTTGACGTTGTAGCCGATCCCCGTGGTGCCCCACATGTAGTTAGCGGCGTAATTGTTGTCGGGATCATAGGTCGCAAGCTGGCTGGTCACGACAGGCCAGGCGTTGGCGAGATTGGGCAGCTTCGACTTGTCGAGCTTGAGGAAGACTTTTGCGGTGATCTGGCGCTGCAGGAAATAGCCGGTCGGCACCACGACGTCGTAGCCGGACTTTCCGGCCAGGAGGCGCGTCTCCAGCGTCTCGTTGGCGTCGAACGTGTCGTAGACCACCTTGATGCCGGTTTCCTTGGTGAAATCCTCCAGCACCCCCGGCGCCATATAGTTCGACCAATTGTAGAAGTTCACCGTGCGCTCCTGCGCCCAGGCGGGCGAGAGCGACAGCGCCACAGCCATCGCGCCGATCAGGCGCAGCGAACTTCTAATCTGATCGCGCATGCTCTACCTCCTGCGGCGGCCGTGAACTGCGTCCGACAGGCGTTCCAGCGCGGTATCCAGTGTTTCGTCCTTCTTGGAAAAACAGAACCGCACCACCGACGTCACCGCGTCCTGTTCATAGAAAGCCGACACCGGGATCGCGGCGACCTTGTAGTCGCTCACAATGCGCTTGCAGAACTCGACGTCGGTCTCATTCAGCCCAAGCGGCGACAGGTCGACGGTGAGAAAATACGTGCCCTGCGACTTCAGCACGGGAAAGCCGATGCTCTCTAGTCCCTTCGTTAACCGGTCCCGGCTCCGCGCCAGTTCCTTGCGCATGTCGTAAAAATATTCGTCTGATTTGCCGAGGCCATAGGCCACCGCCGCCTGCAGGTTCGGCGCAGTGGTGAAGGTCAGGAACTGGTGCACCTTGGCCGCCACCCGCAACAGCGGCGGCGCAGCGCAGACGAAGCCGACCTTCCATCCCGTCAGCGAAAAAATCTTGCCGGCGCTGCCGACCTTGATGGTGCGGTCGCGCATGCCCGGGATCGTGATCAGCGGAATATGCTCGCGGCCGTCGAAGATGACGTGCTCCCAGACCTCGTCGCAAATCGCAATGGTGTCGAACTTCTGGCAGAAGCGCGCCAGCAGTTCGAGGTCTTCGCGGGGATAGACGACGGCTGCCGGATTGAGCGGATTGTTGAACAGCACCGCCTTGGTCTTGGGATTGAAGACGCTGGCCAGCATCTCCTCCGTCAGTCGCCAGCCCGGCGGCTCCAGCCGCAACAGGCGCGGAATGCCGCCGGCCTGGCGGATAATCGGCAAATAGCTGTCATAGACCGGCTGGAACACGACGACCTCATCGCCGGGTTCGACCACGGCAAGAATGGACGCGGTCAGCGCCTCGGTGCCGCCCGAGGTCACCATCACTTCCGTCATCGGATCAAGCGAGAGCTTGTGCCAGCGGCCGTAATGAGCGGCGATCGCCTGCCGGAGTTCCGGAATGCCCATCATCGACGGGTACTGGTTATATCCGTTCAAGGTCGCGTCGGCCGCCGCGCGGCGGATGTCCTCCGGTCCGGGATCGTCGGGAAAGCCCTGGCCGAGATTGATGGCGTTGTTGTCGCGGGCGGCCTGCGACATCGCCTCGAACACGGTGACGGGAAGGTCGGCAAAGACCTTGTTCATGGAGGTCATTGGCAGATCAGCCGCCGGTTTTGGTCGGCAATCCCGCGGCCTTCCAGCCGATGATGCCCCCTGCCAGATGCTTGTCGTAAGGCAGCCCCGCCGCCTGCGCCGCGAGTGAGGCCGTCACCGAGCGCTTGCCCGAGCGGCAGGCGAAAACCACCTGCTTTCCCTGCGGTTCCGGAATGGCCGCCGGGTCGAAGCTTTGGAGCGGAACCACCACCCCATCCGGATAGGCCTCCACCGCCACCTCATTGGGCTCGCGGACATCGACCAGAAGATAGCGTCCCTCCGCCATCCCCTTGGAAACGTCTTCCGGCGTCAAATCGTGCACCTGATGGTCCGCCACGCAATATCCTCCTGACAACCCGCCGCGCGGGCTCCGACAGGCCCGGCCAAGCGGGCGCCAAAGTCGCCCCTCGCGCGGTGAAAATCAAGCGCCGCGAACGGTTTAAAGCGCCGTTCGAACCTCCGGCCTCAGCTTCGCCGAAAGGCGGCTATAGAAGCTGCTTCGCAATGGGCCAAGCCCCATTCGGCGACTGAGGACCATTCGCCCGGTAACCTCGACGAAGGTAGAATGCCATCGCATTCGAACTGGCTTCGGCCCGCACCGCCCGGATGCCTCGCTCGCACATCAGCCGCTCGAACATCTCCAGTAACCCCGCGCCGACACCCCGGCCGGCAAATTCCGGGTCGGCATACAGGCCCTCCAGCCAGTCGCCGCGAATGGCCCCCCACCCGGCTACGATGCCGTCCAGTTCGGCCACCCAGACTTCCAGCTCACGCAGCTTTTGCTCCATTCCGGCGCGCGTGAGCTGCACAGCCCACGCCTGCGCTTCGGCAACGGGCATCGTTGGAGGCGCGAGTTCAAGGATGGATCGCCGTCGAATGTCGTGGAGATCGCTTGCGTCCGTGCGCGTCGCCCGACGGTAAACGGTCTCCATCGTCATCTGCCTCGAGTTAAGCGAACTGCCGAACCAGCGCGACAATATCAGCTATCGAGAGATGAGTGGACTTGATGGCCGCGTACGCCGACGTCTGAGGACCCTGAGCGGACTTCAGGGTCGAGACAACGGCGGATAACCTTCAGCGTTTGGCTGAGAGATGGGCCTTGATGACCGCGACCATCCGATCCGAGGGGGTGCCCGGCGGGAAGAACCCGAGATACTTGCCGTTGCGATCCATCAGATAGATGAAACCTGAATGATCGATAGTGTATTCTGCGGCGCCTTCGATCGCGACCTTCGCGTAATAGACCCGATACAAGCGCGCGGCGTCGCGAATCTGCGTAGCATCGCCTGTTAGGCCGAGCAGGCGCGAGTGAAAGAAGGGCACGTAGTCGGCGAGATGCGCAGGCGTATCGCGGTCGGGGTCGACTGTGACGAACAACGGCTGCACCGCGTCGCCGCCAGGGCCAAGCTTATCGACGGCCTGCCCGATCGCCATCAGATCGGTCGGGCAGACGTCCGGACAGAAGCTGAACCCGAAATAGACCAGCATCACTTGCCACGGAAATCGGCGTCCGTACGAGGCTTCCCGGTGTGATCGATGAGAGCAAATGGGCCGCCGATCGGCTCCTTGCCCCACATCACTGCGTCCATCAGCTCGCCGGCGCTGCGTTCGCTCTGCGCATGCGCCACGGGCACCGCACCAAGCAGCCCCGCGGCCAGCACCGAGCTGACAAGCATCCGACGCTTCCTCATGTGCCCATAGTCATACGGACGCCGGTGGTCGAAACCAGAAGCTTGTCCGGCATCTGCGCGCGCACGGCGCGAGCGAAGTTGTCGCCGCTACAATGCATCGGGATGATCACGTCCGGTTCGAGCTTCTTGATCTCGGCGACGACTTGATTGAGATAGTCCTCGGGTGCCGGCCCGAGATGGAAGCCACCGACGATAGCATGAATCTTCTGCACGCCGGAGACTTCCTGTGCCTGCCGGACCGAATTGACGATGCCGACGTGACCGCAGGAGCTGATCACCACGAGCCCGCGGTCTTTTACATTGAAACAGGTCGCGTGCTCGTGGATGTGCTCGTCCGGAACGATCTTGCCCAGCATCTCCTCCGGCAGGTAGTGGCTCGCGTTACAGCCGAGACCATCCTTCACAGCGAAGCCGACGTGCGTGTTCGGCAACATTCTTTCGATGCCCGACCTCTTGATCTTACCCGTCGTGAAAGCGTGGTCGGCGATAACCGTCGGATTTTCCGCCAGAACGACTGAGACCTTGTTCGCAACCAGCTCGCGGCGATCGAGCGCGCCAAATTCGGTAAGTGTGCCGGGCGCGCCGCTATAGCGCTGGCAGAAGTTGTCCTCCCCGCCGGCATAGAGTTTCACATCGGCGGGCAACGCGCTGCGGTATTTCTGCAGGAAGCCGATGAGGCCGCCATAGTGATCGAAGTGGCCATGGCTCACGACCATTGCATTGATCTTACTGGGATCAGCGCCGGTCAGTTCGATATTGTTGAGCAGAGCTTCCGGCGTATAGCCGAAGTCGAGCATGATGGTGCGCTGCTCATTGCCGCGCTGCGACTGCAGGTACAGAGACAAACCCCATTGATTGTGTAGTGCACGACGATAGTCCTGCTGCCGTGGTGCCGGCTCAATCGAGACGTTCCCCACCTTGCCCGGGCGCTCGAAAATATTCTGGCTTCCATCGACCAGCACCCGGATCGAGAGTTTGTCCACCACGGGAATGTCGATCACGGCTGCTTTGGCGATTTCGATGCAGGTGAAGCTGCCGGCGGCGAAGGCTCCTCCAATAGCCACACAACCCCTCAGAAAATCGCGGCGTTTGAACTGCTCGATCATCGATCCCTCCTACAATGGAGCCAGCGTTATCAGGGCCAGGCGTTATCCTTGGCTGGATGACTCCAAAATGGCGAAGTACAGAGGGCGCGAAATCGCACCCCCCAAATTCAATATCAATGAATGAGTAATGCTTGCCGGCCGAAGGCTGGTGCTGCACTTAACTACAGAACTCCGGCACGGCCCATTGGCAACTCGTCGAAGGATACACCACTTTCGGTGCAGCCAAAAGAGCAGGTTCACTTCCGTTTTTGGCACGTTTGAGACATGGTCGAGCCGAGAGAACCATTCCTCAGGCTGGTGAAATCGGCTAGATTTGGCCCTAGCTTCGGAAGCGGACGTGCCGAATTCTTTGCATGGGACAGCGGGTAGCTAGCGTACCGTCAGCGGGCATCGCACTTCAATTAATCGACGTCTACTTCTTAGCGTGACTCACCTATCGCCGGTTCGTGTGCGCCAGCGCGCGACACGTCTCACAACACCAGGAGAGTCATATGCAATCGAGAACGCTCGTCTTGAAATACGTCGTCCTCGTATCGGTAGCGGCCATGTTCCTCGTCGCGAGTCCGTCATTCGCGCAGCAGAACGGCGCATCCTCTTCTGAGCTACAAACAAGAGAGGTGCGAGTTAATGGCCTTACATTGCATTACATTGAACGCGGGCAAGGAACTCCAGTGGTGCTGGTGCACGGCACACTGGAGGATTACCGCACGTGGGATGGACAGCTTGAGGCGTTCGCGAAGGGATATCGACTAATCTCGTACAGTCGCCGGTATCACTATCCAAATGAATGGCCCAAAGATTCAACAGATTTTTCTGTCACCATACATGCAAGAGACCTGGCTGCCTTCATCAAGGCACTCGATCTACCCCCGGTTCATCTCATTGGTCATTCGTATGGGGCGTTTATTGCGTTCCTGGTCGCGCGAGATCACCCGGAGGTCATTCGCAGTCTGACGCTGGGCGAACCGCCCATAATGCCGTTACTAAAAACCACATCTGAAGGAGATGCTGTTCTTACCGCCGCCATCACGAGATCAATCGCTATGAGCGAAGCATTCAAGCAGGGGAATGACGAAGAAGGAGTGCGTCGATTTGTGAACGGCGTGTTGGGCGATGGTTCGTACGAGAAACTCCCACCTCCCGTTCTGAAGCGCGTCATGGACAATGCCCAAGAACTAAAAGGCGCGACCTTATCGCGAAACCTCCACCCATCCATCGGATGTGAGGATGTGCAGAAGGTGAAAGCGCCAATATTGCTCCTTGACGGGGAGCGCAGTCCTAGGATGTTCCGTCTCATCAACGATAGACTAGAGCACTGCTTACCGAGCGTAGAACGTGCAACGATTCCGGCGGCATCTCATCAGATGGAGGTTGAGAACCCCCAAGCCTTCAATGAGACGGTGCTTGCATTCATTGCAAAGCACTGAACTGTTGCATCTCGTTCAAGGTCGTTGATGCCGTTTTCCGGGAGCTCGGCCGGGCGATCAAGCGCTTCCGGGCGGCCGCGGCCGACCCAACTTCTGTTTTTGGCATTTGTCAGACATGTCCCGGTTCGAGTCCGTAATGCACTTCCAGTCGGACATCGGCCGACGATCGGAATTATGAGTTCGCGCCCCTGCCGAACCAGCGCGGCGATGTCCGCCATTGAGAGATGAGCGGGCTTGGTGACTGCGTACGCCGACGTCTGAGGATGACCCAAACCGGAAATTGTCAAATCGGGATTGAAGAAAGGGGACAGACTGTTGTTACGCGTCAACCAAGAATCAGACGACTGGTCGTGTTCGCTGCTGCTTTCCGCTTCCTGTGCAAGCGGTCCACCGCTCCTCGTCCGGATTGCTGGTATGCTGGTAAGTCACGCTTTCGGAGCCAGTTGCCAAAGGCGGCTTGCGAGGCTTGATGGTCGCTGGTCGAGTCATTGAAGAGGTCCGCAGCGGTTACGTATGTGAATGCTGCTCAACAAATGGAGGCGTTTGTTTAAGCAGAAGGGCAACCAAAGGGACGAGGTAAGAATTCTAGAAGGGCAATCATGGAGGCATTTGCTCCGACAAAATTGTAACCTGCAACCCATCTGGGAGGAAACCATGAGGTATGATCTCAATTCATCATGGATGTGTGGTTGTGTTGTGCTTGCTTTGGCAGCCCCGGCGGCCGCTATCCCGGCCGCGGCGGAAGAAGCGGGCCAATGGTTCGGTCGAGCCGTCCTGGTCACCCTGTCCAGCAAGAGCGTGAAGGTGGAAGACCGGGCTGACCATACGGTGTCGGTCACCGAATACGACGGCGCCGTCTTCAACGCCGACGGCAAGCCCTTCCTCGACAAGGCCCGCTATCAGGTGGTTGATCTGACGGATGCTGGCACTTCCAGCGGCGGCCACAAGACCTTCACAGAGGCCGACGGATCCAAGGTCTTTGCCAAGTACGTCCTGAAAGACGCGAAGCCGAAAGAGTTCCGCGGCATCTTCGAGTTCACTGGCGGCACGGGAAAATATGCAGGGATCACGGGCCGCGGTGAGTACCACGTCGTGCTGGTCAGCGACACGGCCTTGTGGGATGAACTCCGGGGCGAGTACAAGATTCCGGCGCCGACCACGGGGAGCGCCGCGCCTCCACGGTAAACTGCGCGGCCGTCAACGCGGAAGATAAGGCGATCTTGATCGACGCAAAGCGTTACATCGTCATCAGGGGGCCGAGAATGTTGCGCAGGCACTTGAGCTTTGCCGGACATCAAAGGTGAACTAGCGTATGGGCTTTAGCGGAGGTCCGGTGCTGGCCCATAGCGGCAGTCGAGGGACACATCCTATTCCGCCGCTGTTCAGGCACCAGCAGACATGCGGCGAACAGGACCAAAATAGGCGGCGTAAATGACCCAACACGCTCTAAGTGGTGCTCGCGGCTGCCGATGACCATGCCTCGTCAACGCCTCTGACGATCGCGAGCTTCACCGCCCACGCCACGCGCTCCGTCGCCCAGTCGCTGTCGTGCAGCCTGTGTTCATCACTCGGGTCGACCATCCGGTCGAACGAGACCTGCTCGACCTGATGCAAGCCCTTCATGAATGCGAAGCGGCGAAACACATTGACGCCCGCGTCCTGCGCCAGTTCGCTGATCGCCCCGACCATCGCCATCGCCTTGTCCTTCTTGGCCGGCGTCAGCACGGCCGGCA
This region includes:
- a CDS encoding alpha/beta fold hydrolase, coding for MQSRTLVLKYVVLVSVAAMFLVASPSFAQQNGASSSELQTREVRVNGLTLHYIERGQGTPVVLVHGTLEDYRTWDGQLEAFAKGYRLISYSRRYHYPNEWPKDSTDFSVTIHARDLAAFIKALDLPPVHLIGHSYGAFIAFLVARDHPEVIRSLTLGEPPIMPLLKTTSEGDAVLTAAITRSIAMSEAFKQGNDEEGVRRFVNGVLGDGSYEKLPPPVLKRVMDNAQELKGATLSRNLHPSIGCEDVQKVKAPILLLDGERSPRMFRLINDRLEHCLPSVERATIPAASHQMEVENPQAFNETVLAFIAKH
- a CDS encoding SCO family protein, giving the protein MLVYFGFSFCPDVCPTDLMAIGQAVDKLGPGGDAVQPLFVTVDPDRDTPAHLADYVPFFHSRLLGLTGDATQIRDAARLYRVYYAKVAIEGAAEYTIDHSGFIYLMDRNGKYLGFFPPGTPSDRMVAVIKAHLSAKR
- a CDS encoding GNAT family N-acetyltransferase; translation: MTMETVYRRATRTDASDLHDIRRRSILELAPPTMPVAEAQAWAVQLTRAGMEQKLRELEVWVAELDGIVAGWGAIRGDWLEGLYADPEFAGRGVGAGLLEMFERLMCERGIRAVRAEASSNAMAFYLRRGYRANGPQSPNGAWPIAKQLL
- a CDS encoding aminotransferase encodes the protein MTSMNKVFADLPVTVFEAMSQAARDNNAINLGQGFPDDPGPEDIRRAAADATLNGYNQYPSMMGIPELRQAIAAHYGRWHKLSLDPMTEVMVTSGGTEALTASILAVVEPGDEVVVFQPVYDSYLPIIRQAGGIPRLLRLEPPGWRLTEEMLASVFNPKTKAVLFNNPLNPAAVVYPREDLELLARFCQKFDTIAICDEVWEHVIFDGREHIPLITIPGMRDRTIKVGSAGKIFSLTGWKVGFVCAAPPLLRVAAKVHQFLTFTTAPNLQAAVAYGLGKSDEYFYDMRKELARSRDRLTKGLESIGFPVLKSQGTYFLTVDLSPLGLNETDVEFCKRIVSDYKVAAIPVSAFYEQDAVTSVVRFCFSKKDETLDTALERLSDAVHGRRRR
- a CDS encoding MBL fold metallo-hydrolase encodes the protein MIEQFKRRDFLRGCVAIGGAFAAGSFTCIEIAKAAVIDIPVVDKLSIRVLVDGSQNIFERPGKVGNVSIEPAPRQQDYRRALHNQWGLSLYLQSQRGNEQRTIMLDFGYTPEALLNNIELTGADPSKINAMVVSHGHFDHYGGLIGFLQKYRSALPADVKLYAGGEDNFCQRYSGAPGTLTEFGALDRRELVANKVSVVLAENPTVIADHAFTTGKIKRSGIERMLPNTHVGFAVKDGLGCNASHYLPEEMLGKIVPDEHIHEHATCFNVKDRGLVVISSCGHVGIVNSVRQAQEVSGVQKIHAIVGGFHLGPAPEDYLNQVVAEIKKLEPDVIIPMHCSGDNFARAVRAQMPDKLLVSTTGVRMTMGT
- a CDS encoding rhodanese-like domain-containing protein encodes the protein MAEGRYLLVDVREPNEVAVEAYPDGVVVPLQSFDPAAIPEPQGKQVVFACRSGKRSVTASLAAQAAGLPYDKHLAGGIIGWKAAGLPTKTGG
- a CDS encoding lipid A biosynthesis lauroyl acyltransferase, translated to MNRLLLRTKARLRDAAKPVAEAAVGALTIALLRTTRYFDPDKTADFFGRVTRFIGRRLREDRIGRENLKAAFPEKSAEEIETILAGVWDNLGRIGAEFAHLDHIWDYDLDHPDKPSRIEFPPRTKEIFDSLRDDGRPAIIFASHLGNWEIPALGAVAHGLDCAILFRRPNIEAADRAIEKIRAVKMGTLVPAGREAPLKLAEALQRGQHVAMLVDQYLGNGVEVTFFGRKTKANPTLARLLRQVECPVHGVRIIRLPNHRFRAELSEEVKPVRDASGQIDIQGTMQAVTSVVEGWVREYPDQWLWLHRRWR